A single Candidatus Lokiarchaeota archaeon DNA region contains:
- a CDS encoding threonine synthase has product MSFVSQMVCTECGNELDRKSTRTRCDRCGGVLQAKYNLNHIQKAISKADLECRPTTLWKYKEFLPVTAEMETITLGEGGTPLHISERLVSTIGCAKLYLKDETPNPTGSFIDRGTAVEISVARNIGSASIHCASSGNLAASLVAYAARAAIRPTIHLPRNRKMDMGKLYQIVAFGAEVEVSRNHQEAMREAKESEDHSRILEADNPWFLEGLKTTAYEICDQLDWSVPDWLIVPVGSGGHLSMIWKGLKELHTLGFIDRLPRLVGTQAEECAPIVDAFNKGSEVIEAPTGVSEVAMDISMRNPSCGKLALHALNESNGLALSVPDDDMLAAVGELAKKEGVFAEPASATTLVALRQLCEEGTIAPDSTVVCVITGMGLKYPEVARELVKGERKLRNILNQVEHRKFTTKLGRSKISILKLIAEGESYGYQIWKDLAEQFGIEIRVATVYQHLKELEGEGLLTSTKIEQAPRKTKYYRLTENGKWSLQKLGEFGGARRA; this is encoded by the coding sequence ATGTCGTTTGTCTCTCAAATGGTATGCACAGAGTGTGGAAATGAGCTCGACAGGAAATCCACACGCACTCGATGTGATAGATGCGGCGGAGTTCTTCAAGCAAAATACAACTTGAATCATATCCAGAAGGCCATATCGAAAGCGGATTTGGAATGTCGGCCTACAACTCTTTGGAAATACAAAGAGTTCCTCCCTGTAACCGCCGAGATGGAGACTATCACCTTGGGGGAAGGAGGAACCCCACTTCATATCTCTGAGAGGCTAGTCAGCACCATTGGTTGTGCAAAGTTGTACCTGAAAGATGAAACTCCAAATCCGACTGGTTCCTTCATAGATAGAGGAACAGCAGTTGAGATATCGGTAGCTCGGAACATAGGAAGCGCATCGATTCATTGTGCTTCCAGCGGAAATCTCGCAGCATCACTAGTAGCCTATGCTGCACGCGCTGCAATCCGTCCAACAATTCATCTTCCCCGCAACAGAAAGATGGACATGGGCAAGTTGTATCAGATTGTAGCTTTTGGCGCAGAAGTGGAAGTTTCAAGAAATCACCAAGAAGCCATGAGGGAGGCCAAAGAGAGCGAAGATCATAGTCGCATTCTAGAAGCAGACAATCCGTGGTTTCTTGAGGGGCTCAAAACGACTGCGTATGAAATCTGCGACCAGCTTGATTGGTCTGTTCCGGACTGGCTAATAGTTCCGGTGGGAAGTGGCGGGCATCTATCGATGATCTGGAAAGGTTTGAAAGAGCTACATACACTTGGGTTCATCGATAGGCTTCCGCGACTTGTGGGCACCCAAGCTGAAGAGTGTGCACCGATTGTTGATGCGTTTAACAAGGGTTCAGAGGTGATTGAGGCCCCAACCGGCGTATCAGAAGTAGCAATGGATATCAGTATGAGAAACCCTTCGTGTGGAAAGCTGGCCCTTCATGCGCTCAACGAGTCGAATGGGCTGGCTCTATCTGTGCCTGACGACGACATGCTTGCTGCAGTGGGAGAGCTAGCGAAGAAAGAGGGGGTGTTTGCGGAACCTGCTTCTGCAACAACGCTTGTGGCATTACGGCAACTCTGTGAAGAGGGAACCATAGCTCCAGACTCAACCGTAGTCTGTGTCATTACAGGCATGGGGCTGAAATACCCAGAAGTGGCCCGCGAACTGGTGAAGGGAGAACGAAAGCTTCGTAATATCCTCAACCAAGTTGAACATCGAAAATTCACCACCAAGCTTGGTCGATCGAAAATCTCCATACTCAAGCTCATTGCTGAAGGCGAGTCATATGGGTACCAGATCTGGAAAGACCTTGCAGAACAGTTTGGAATCGAGATACGGGTTGCAACAGTCTATCAACATCTGAAAGAACTCGAGGGGGAAGGACTTCTTACATCAACGAAGATAGAGCAGGCCCCTCGAAAAACCAAGTACTATCGTCTCACGGAAAACGGGAAATGGTCGCTGCAAAAACTCGGAGAGTTCGGAGGGGCAAGAAGAGCATAG
- a CDS encoding ECF transporter S component, producing MTPRNNSAADAASDPTIGHHQRSEQVEPFLESNEFESASKTIYLAIMAILTALTTVATAMVSVPFPTSTGYLNFGDILVMTSGIILGPVGAFFAGGVGSATADAVLGYMPFVPITFVVKGSEAMTVSLISRYRNGGDSIRVLDIVALAAGALVMLIGYLLGEVFIIGITWMAALLELVFLNLIQVTVGAIVAAIVGPIVRSYIRQEVGRLEISW from the coding sequence ATGACCCCTCGCAATAATTCCGCTGCTGACGCTGCTTCCGATCCAACTATTGGACACCATCAACGTTCTGAACAGGTAGAACCATTCCTGGAATCCAATGAGTTTGAAAGCGCTAGCAAGACGATCTATCTCGCAATCATGGCCATACTGACCGCCCTCACCACGGTTGCAACAGCCATGGTATCAGTTCCATTTCCCACTTCAACAGGATATCTCAACTTCGGTGACATTCTTGTCATGACAAGTGGTATTATCCTTGGTCCTGTTGGGGCATTCTTTGCAGGTGGTGTTGGTTCTGCTACTGCAGATGCGGTACTGGGTTACATGCCATTTGTTCCTATCACCTTTGTGGTCAAAGGCAGTGAAGCAATGACTGTGAGTCTCATATCTCGCTATCGGAATGGCGGTGATAGTATTCGTGTTTTGGATATAGTCGCCCTTGCAGCTGGTGCCCTTGTTATGCTGATTGGCTATCTCCTCGGTGAAGTTTTCATAATCGGAATAACTTGGATGGCGGCGCTTCTCGAACTGGTTTTTCTCAATCTCATCCAAGTAACAGTAGGCGCAATAGTTGCAGCTATTGTTGGCCCCATTGTCAGAAGCTATATCCGTCAAGAAGTAGGCAGACTTGAGATTAGCTGGTAA
- a CDS encoding YbhB/YbcL family Raf kinase inhibitor-like protein — protein MELWSDDFKEGEAIPDKCAYKKENLSPHLAWKDVPEGTESFALICNDPDAPVGNWQHWLVHAIPSDIRSIASGAPVPGKEVENDYGEAAYGGPAPPSGTHRYFFTLYALDVPELKRPSKGNFRDLCEKHMVEKAQIMGTYSA, from the coding sequence ATGGAACTATGGAGTGATGATTTCAAGGAAGGCGAAGCCATTCCGGATAAATGCGCATACAAGAAAGAGAACCTCAGCCCTCACTTGGCATGGAAGGATGTTCCAGAGGGAACGGAAAGCTTTGCTTTAATTTGCAATGATCCCGACGCTCCGGTTGGCAATTGGCAGCATTGGTTAGTTCATGCCATACCGTCGGATATACGGAGCATTGCATCAGGCGCCCCGGTCCCGGGCAAGGAAGTCGAAAACGATTATGGTGAAGCAGCATATGGCGGTCCTGCACCCCCTTCAGGTACACACCGGTACTTCTTCACTTTGTATGCTCTAGACGTTCCGGAACTGAAGCGACCGAGCAAGGGGAATTTCCGGGATTTGTGTGAGAAGCATATGGTCGAGAAGGCCCAGATTATGGGGACGTACTCCGCATAG
- the sufC gene encoding Fe-S cluster assembly ATPase SufC, protein MSEANLLEVRDLRVEVEGIPILKGLDLEFGEDGVYAILGPNASGKSTLAKTVMGLPSYEVTGGDILMHGESILDKGIDERANMGIAYAFQNPPSIPGVKLEDFICRVCPDYSCKEPQDHLMGSSCAARQELHDDFERLGIENLANRDLNTNFSGGELKRSELFQVLSLNPKIMFLDEPDSGLDYDSLKTVGRELKAMRDKGTSTMVIISHHRYVLEYLEVDTVYILEEGRLAYVGGMEDIPILEQKGYDRFLAEVAS, encoded by the coding sequence ATGTCAGAAGCCAACTTACTGGAAGTACGGGATTTACGGGTCGAAGTTGAAGGAATACCGATTCTGAAAGGGCTTGACTTGGAATTTGGAGAGGATGGCGTTTATGCCATTCTGGGTCCGAACGCTTCTGGAAAATCCACGCTCGCCAAGACCGTCATGGGTTTACCAAGTTACGAAGTTACTGGTGGCGATATACTGATGCATGGTGAGTCAATACTTGACAAGGGTATAGATGAGCGTGCCAACATGGGCATCGCTTATGCTTTTCAGAATCCTCCCAGTATCCCCGGGGTCAAGCTCGAGGATTTCATCTGCCGTGTATGTCCCGATTATAGCTGCAAGGAACCTCAGGATCATCTCATGGGCAGCTCATGCGCAGCACGACAGGAGCTCCATGACGATTTTGAACGTCTTGGCATAGAGAATCTTGCAAATCGTGATTTGAACACCAACTTCTCTGGTGGAGAACTGAAACGTAGTGAGCTGTTTCAAGTGCTTTCTCTCAATCCGAAAATAATGTTTCTTGATGAACCGGATAGCGGTCTTGATTATGATTCACTGAAGACGGTGGGCCGAGAGCTGAAAGCAATGCGAGACAAGGGCACGTCGACGATGGTGATCATCAGCCACCACCGGTACGTACTCGAGTACCTTGAAGTTGACACGGTGTACATTCTCGAAGAGGGGAGGCTTGCGTATGTTGGAGGCATGGAAGACATACCCATCCTAGAACAGAAGGGCTATGATCGCTTCTTGGCGGAGGTTGCCAGCTAG
- a CDS encoding SufD family Fe-S cluster assembly protein, with protein sequence MASNKDIEKRAETAKEKRAKYGPDLELDEYEFEDRGKGELENLDALSEDDRNLVREVGFDPSERQVSGSYLQMDNESILADVMMDQEGLEVLPISKALERYDWLSDYLWNLVDIETDKYTAESALKSYDGYFIRAEPGANIQMPVQTCLVLKRNRSIQNVHNIIIAEEGSEMHIVTGCATPTNTERSLHLGISEFYVKPHAKLSFTMVHKWSEQTDVRPRSAALVEKHGVFLSNYAILSPLKSIQTFPKVRLNGVHAKADLNSVVYGTKNSHYDVGGALSLEAPRANGKVLSRSIATEQSHVTARGDLIGLSDGTKARLECDGLLLSDEASIKAVPQLQARAEGSELSHEATVGKVGEEQLSYLMSRGLDEETATSLIVSGFVHLDIPDLPDELQASIDQAVEMSLKGGM encoded by the coding sequence ATGGCGAGTAACAAAGATATTGAAAAGCGAGCAGAAACAGCGAAGGAAAAACGAGCGAAATACGGCCCTGATTTGGAACTAGATGAGTATGAATTCGAGGATCGTGGGAAGGGCGAGCTTGAGAACCTAGATGCACTTTCAGAGGATGACCGTAACTTGGTTCGAGAAGTCGGTTTCGACCCATCCGAACGGCAGGTTTCAGGTAGTTATCTCCAGATGGATAACGAAAGCATTCTTGCTGACGTGATGATGGATCAGGAAGGACTCGAAGTACTTCCTATCTCCAAAGCTCTGGAGCGATATGATTGGCTGTCCGATTATCTATGGAATTTGGTTGACATTGAAACTGACAAGTATACTGCAGAAAGTGCGTTGAAATCATATGACGGATACTTCATCAGGGCAGAACCTGGGGCTAACATACAGATGCCCGTTCAAACCTGCTTGGTTTTGAAGCGGAATCGCTCCATCCAAAATGTGCACAATATTATCATTGCTGAGGAAGGTTCCGAAATGCATATCGTGACAGGATGTGCTACACCAACGAATACCGAACGTTCCCTCCATCTTGGGATATCGGAGTTCTACGTGAAACCACATGCCAAACTCAGTTTTACGATGGTGCACAAATGGAGCGAGCAAACTGATGTCCGCCCTCGTTCTGCAGCCCTTGTAGAAAAACATGGAGTATTCCTATCGAATTATGCTATTCTTAGCCCCCTCAAATCGATTCAGACATTTCCGAAAGTTCGGTTGAACGGAGTCCATGCAAAGGCTGACTTGAACTCGGTTGTTTACGGAACCAAAAACTCCCACTATGATGTTGGTGGGGCTTTGAGCCTTGAAGCACCAAGAGCGAATGGTAAAGTCCTCTCCCGGTCGATTGCAACTGAACAGTCTCACGTTACCGCCAGAGGAGATTTAATTGGTTTATCAGATGGGACAAAAGCCCGGCTTGAGTGTGATGGGTTGCTGCTGAGTGATGAGGCATCGATCAAGGCTGTTCCACAACTACAAGCACGGGCGGAAGGGTCAGAACTCAGCCATGAAGCAACGGTTGGTAAGGTCGGGGAGGAACAACTCAGTTACCTCATGAGTAGAGGGCTCGATGAAGAAACCGCCACCTCTCTTATCGTAAGTGGATTTGTTCACCTCGATATTCCTGATCTTCCAGATGAACTTCAGGCATCTATTGATCAAGCGGTGGAAATGAGTCTCAAAGGTGGTATGTAA
- the nth gene encoding endonuclease III, with product MESGPLKDERKRAKEIIEILQGAYPDAPETYLKWSNPFELTIATILSANTTDASVNNVTPELFEKYPDAESMREANIDELKDIIRSVGLYNRKSDYIRESAKTIVEDFDGEVPSNMKDLTKLKGVSRKTANVILSTAFDKNEGVVVDTHVMRVTKRLELTNEKKRGKIEKSLMNLLPQSMWDEYARVIGAHGRQICESRNPKCSECPINHLCPYPDKDED from the coding sequence ATGGAGAGTGGTCCCTTGAAGGATGAGAGGAAACGAGCCAAGGAGATAATTGAGATACTCCAAGGAGCCTACCCTGACGCTCCAGAGACATATCTAAAGTGGAGTAATCCGTTCGAGCTGACAATAGCAACGATTCTATCTGCAAATACCACAGATGCCTCAGTCAATAACGTAACCCCCGAACTGTTTGAAAAATATCCTGATGCAGAATCGATGAGGGAAGCTAATATTGACGAACTCAAAGATATCATCCGGTCAGTGGGACTCTATAACAGAAAATCAGATTACATTCGAGAGTCTGCGAAAACTATAGTTGAAGACTTTGATGGAGAAGTCCCTTCAAATATGAAAGACCTCACCAAACTGAAAGGAGTAAGCAGGAAAACCGCCAATGTCATTCTTAGTACAGCATTTGACAAGAATGAGGGTGTTGTAGTGGACACGCATGTCATGCGGGTTACAAAGCGCCTTGAGCTCACCAATGAGAAAAAGCGTGGCAAAATTGAGAAGTCTCTCATGAACCTGCTTCCTCAAAGCATGTGGGACGAGTATGCTCGGGTAATTGGGGCTCATGGTAGACAGATTTGTGAATCACGAAATCCAAAATGCTCGGAATGCCCTATCAATCATCTATGTCCCTATCCAGACAAGGATGAGGACTAA
- a CDS encoding MFS transporter: MCAYMQGQEEKVAEEGQNGKKAAHTDMQEEAEGDEGIRKSLHNIFQWKNYRIYLATYTVFSAFGILSRFTNLYLREIGWSFILLGIVITITSTVATLSRFIGGYIGDIMDRKNLAVIAAAMLSVYYLLIGISTEFIVILVGLLIYSLVDLARGGSSAYIMDNMPEDNSGLALSLFTALQVVGVGTLVVLSFLVSEIGFGNSMRRLFAAAGIGLFVSALVRAKYLESSGHKQTSEHSSLIKGFIKDNKRAAKLVVITLPAVLVITVLDSFSDSLFNFGALIYTNEWLGVSIQGISIMLIVQLLVSVPLLLKMGQVADRSLKKAAIGVYSLMPISVLLLLLSEVIPYWAPTNVISSVSSILPVFQVVFSTPFLAIVLKYVSDAVWGLMLMTIIQKLMPRKDTSKVLGVFWTIVYVSNSLGPLLGGFLFTYLHPTILFILVLVLNIGILASISRNGLFVKRGVTKQ; encoded by the coding sequence ATGTGTGCATATATGCAGGGGCAGGAAGAGAAAGTGGCTGAAGAGGGGCAGAACGGGAAAAAGGCAGCACACACAGACATGCAAGAAGAAGCAGAAGGCGACGAAGGTATCAGAAAATCCTTGCACAATATATTCCAGTGGAAAAACTATCGGATTTATCTGGCCACCTATACGGTCTTTTCTGCATTCGGCATCCTTAGTAGATTTACGAATTTGTATCTACGGGAGATTGGATGGAGCTTCATTCTTCTAGGAATTGTCATAACTATCACATCCACGGTTGCAACTCTATCCCGGTTCATAGGCGGATACATAGGCGACATTATGGATCGAAAGAATCTAGCAGTTATTGCAGCCGCCATGTTATCTGTCTATTATCTATTGATTGGAATCTCAACCGAGTTCATCGTGATTCTCGTTGGACTGCTCATCTATTCACTTGTGGACCTGGCTAGGGGAGGATCATCTGCGTACATAATGGATAATATGCCAGAGGATAATAGTGGTTTGGCTTTGTCGCTTTTCACGGCATTGCAGGTTGTTGGTGTTGGCACCCTTGTTGTTCTGTCTTTTCTGGTTTCAGAGATTGGTTTTGGTAACAGCATGAGGAGGTTATTTGCTGCAGCAGGAATCGGGTTATTTGTCTCAGCTCTAGTGCGTGCAAAATACCTAGAGAGTAGCGGTCACAAACAAACCAGTGAACATAGCTCACTCATTAAGGGATTTATCAAAGATAACAAACGAGCTGCAAAACTTGTTGTCATAACATTGCCGGCAGTACTAGTCATCACAGTTCTCGATTCGTTTAGTGATTCCCTTTTCAACTTCGGGGCGTTAATCTATACCAATGAATGGCTTGGGGTATCCATTCAGGGGATTAGCATCATGCTTATTGTCCAACTTCTTGTCAGCGTACCGTTACTGCTCAAGATGGGGCAAGTAGCAGATCGTTCACTTAAGAAAGCAGCCATTGGCGTTTATTCACTCATGCCAATTTCGGTGCTACTGCTCTTACTCTCAGAGGTAATTCCCTATTGGGCCCCAACGAATGTCATCTCCTCTGTTTCTTCCATTCTTCCAGTATTCCAAGTCGTATTCAGTACGCCATTTCTAGCAATCGTACTGAAGTATGTCAGCGATGCCGTCTGGGGACTCATGCTTATGACGATTATTCAGAAGCTCATGCCCAGAAAGGACACCTCCAAAGTGCTTGGTGTGTTCTGGACAATTGTGTACGTCAGCAATTCACTTGGCCCATTACTTGGAGGTTTTCTTTTTACCTATCTTCACCCGACGATTCTGTTCATTCTCGTTTTAGTCCTGAATATAGGAATCCTAGCTTCGATTTCACGCAATGGACTTTTCGTGAAGCGGGGAGTAACAAAACAGTAA
- a CDS encoding LLM class flavin-dependent oxidoreductase, translating into MYKISAGMTTNMRKSATDWIAGHARELGLDGIWIGEDIGIGQDVFVLTAATLMQSTGVRVGNGIIPIIVHNISTTARAAFSLYDLGGERYVFGTGIGGLQDLKKQGIHVKKPVTELERGIHTLRSLWNQETVSIDSQLFHLENYALGIKKPVTIPVFMGVRGPQMLDLAGQIADGVIFSGPIEYLKSAFEIVEDSASRHGRHPEDIEKVVWLPTIIQEEQGTSHLAKRVVALVASDMPSYVLEMLDVNEEKLSQIVDTVAKKGPSAGAEYVHEELIEAFAISGTPQQIVGQFDMLGELGATEIILGPPYSKGWRKRMRTVMDIFAERREE; encoded by the coding sequence ATGTACAAAATAAGCGCAGGCATGACAACGAACATGAGGAAATCCGCAACAGACTGGATAGCTGGTCATGCACGCGAATTGGGACTGGATGGCATCTGGATCGGGGAGGATATAGGTATCGGTCAGGATGTTTTCGTATTGACAGCAGCAACACTAATGCAGTCGACAGGGGTCCGGGTGGGTAATGGTATCATACCGATTATAGTCCATAATATCAGTACAACTGCACGAGCTGCTTTCAGCCTCTATGATCTTGGAGGAGAACGCTATGTATTTGGGACAGGAATTGGGGGTCTACAGGATCTCAAGAAACAGGGTATCCATGTCAAGAAGCCGGTCACTGAACTTGAACGGGGAATCCATACACTCCGGAGCCTTTGGAACCAAGAAACGGTATCAATAGACAGCCAGCTGTTTCATCTTGAGAACTATGCTCTTGGGATAAAGAAACCAGTTACTATACCTGTATTCATGGGAGTCCGAGGTCCACAGATGCTTGATCTTGCAGGACAAATAGCGGACGGTGTCATCTTCTCCGGTCCCATTGAGTACCTCAAGTCAGCATTTGAAATCGTCGAGGATTCAGCATCCAGACATGGAAGACACCCGGAAGATATTGAGAAGGTCGTGTGGTTACCGACTATTATCCAAGAAGAACAGGGGACCAGCCACTTGGCCAAACGTGTAGTTGCGCTTGTAGCTTCAGATATGCCGTCATACGTTTTGGAAATGCTGGATGTTAATGAAGAAAAGCTGAGTCAGATCGTTGATACAGTTGCCAAAAAGGGTCCAAGTGCAGGAGCAGAGTATGTCCACGAAGAACTGATTGAAGCCTTCGCTATCTCAGGAACTCCTCAACAGATTGTGGGGCAGTTTGATATGCTTGGGGAACTGGGAGCCACAGAGATCATCCTAGGGCCTCCGTACTCCAAGGGTTGGAGAAAGCGAATGAGAACAGTCATGGATATTTTCGCAGAAAGGAGGGAAGAATAG
- a CDS encoding GNAT family N-acetyltransferase, whose protein sequence is MALPENDLPEVPDGFEIGIAQSDTAVDELVEFNTKVHNRGDAAALRNLINNLPGFSREMNFYIRDTDKDMIVSSLNAIPSTWDYDGVPLKNLELGYVGTLEGYRRRGFMRILYQLFEKHLHDGEYDISTIQGIPYVYRNFGYDFILPLAKTVSIRVDQIPSKDELYPSTVSDVSIREAQESDLDAIMKLYDQQREKFLVTARRSQELWTLQERYKKEYAADFTTLVVATRGTIQGYFRLVSRGDASKPESGATLDVIESSIASFSGVLSTLKFLRTEAISKGLYRITLPGSRLSNLTRLALDMGGEMSRGWKYQIRIPDMLRFLRKIQPVLETRLNGTMFEGLSYTLPLNTYRHCYELEIVGGTIVGITDSGPSEVGEKTDVRAPPMDFVRLVLGDYRIDELSKVNIDFLVSGKVKSLVSTLFPQKESLISFYHC, encoded by the coding sequence GTGGCACTACCAGAGAATGACCTCCCTGAAGTACCAGATGGCTTCGAAATAGGTATCGCCCAATCCGATACGGCGGTTGACGAACTTGTCGAATTCAATACTAAGGTACATAATCGCGGGGATGCTGCAGCGCTTAGAAATTTGATAAACAATCTACCTGGCTTCTCCCGTGAGATGAACTTCTACATACGCGATACAGACAAAGACATGATTGTTTCCTCTCTCAATGCGATTCCGAGTACTTGGGATTATGATGGTGTGCCGCTGAAGAACCTCGAGCTTGGGTATGTGGGAACGCTAGAAGGATATCGTCGAAGGGGGTTCATGCGAATACTCTACCAGCTCTTTGAGAAGCACCTGCATGACGGCGAGTATGATATCTCCACCATCCAAGGCATTCCTTATGTCTATCGCAATTTCGGTTATGATTTCATACTCCCGCTCGCGAAAACTGTTTCCATCAGGGTGGATCAGATACCGTCCAAAGACGAGTTGTACCCATCTACAGTTTCTGATGTTTCCATCAGAGAGGCCCAAGAGAGCGATTTGGATGCCATCATGAAACTGTATGATCAACAAAGAGAGAAATTCCTTGTCACGGCCCGCCGTTCACAGGAGCTATGGACTCTTCAGGAGCGGTATAAAAAGGAGTATGCCGCTGATTTCACAACACTGGTGGTAGCGACACGGGGTACCATCCAAGGATATTTCAGATTGGTTTCCCGTGGCGATGCCTCCAAGCCTGAGAGCGGTGCTACTCTTGATGTCATCGAAAGCAGCATAGCGTCCTTCTCGGGCGTGCTTTCCACGTTGAAATTCCTTCGAACGGAAGCGATTTCCAAAGGCCTCTATCGAATAACGTTGCCAGGAAGTAGGTTATCAAACCTCACAAGGTTGGCACTTGATATGGGCGGAGAAATGAGCCGAGGATGGAAGTACCAAATCCGCATTCCTGATATGCTGCGGTTCTTGCGGAAGATACAGCCAGTTTTGGAGACACGACTCAATGGAACCATGTTTGAAGGTCTGTCTTACACCCTGCCTTTGAATACCTATAGACACTGCTATGAACTCGAGATTGTCGGTGGGACTATAGTTGGAATAACCGATTCTGGGCCGTCAGAAGTGGGAGAGAAAACGGATGTAAGAGCACCTCCGATGGATTTTGTTCGATTGGTGCTGGGCGACTATCGAATAGATGAACTATCTAAGGTGAACATCGACTTTCTAGTTTCCGGGAAAGTCAAGTCTCTTGTGTCAACACTTTTTCCTCAGAAAGAGAGCCTTATTTCATTCTATCATTGCTGA
- a CDS encoding nucleoside phosphorylase, with the protein MKKRIQPHLRVGEGDVEDICLIAGNPDRIPKIAAQMNDAEEVARYRGLVTYRAYTPGGVPVTLSGTGMGTPTTHICIEELTNLGAQVIIRVGSCGGISRDVTTGDVVVPTACVRDERTGLNYAPIEYPAVASPVWQKALFDEISAIFPEDRIHRGICWTTDVYYNNPEMGNPLDVWTRANVKCVEMEASLLFVFATSKGLDAASILACDGNLHGDQKGELSDATEESGEEDPLLKEAVEKEIEATIAAIDSLDSD; encoded by the coding sequence ATGAAGAAGCGTATTCAACCCCATCTACGAGTTGGTGAAGGCGATGTTGAGGATATCTGTCTAATAGCTGGCAATCCCGATCGTATTCCGAAAATTGCTGCGCAGATGAATGATGCCGAGGAGGTTGCCAGATATCGTGGCTTGGTAACCTATCGTGCCTACACCCCTGGCGGAGTCCCGGTAACCCTTTCTGGCACCGGCATGGGTACACCAACCACGCATATCTGCATAGAGGAGCTGACGAATCTCGGAGCTCAGGTCATCATAAGAGTGGGGAGTTGTGGTGGCATATCTCGCGATGTCACAACGGGAGACGTGGTGGTGCCCACAGCATGTGTCCGGGATGAGCGAACCGGCTTGAACTATGCGCCCATAGAATATCCGGCTGTTGCTTCTCCTGTCTGGCAGAAGGCTCTTTTCGACGAGATATCTGCCATATTCCCAGAGGATCGTATTCACCGCGGTATCTGCTGGACCACAGATGTATACTACAACAATCCCGAGATGGGGAACCCCTTAGATGTCTGGACGAGAGCAAATGTGAAATGTGTAGAAATGGAGGCCTCCCTGCTGTTTGTTTTTGCCACTAGTAAGGGATTGGACGCTGCATCTATTTTGGCCTGTGATGGCAACCTGCATGGTGATCAGAAAGGTGAACTGAGTGATGCCACCGAGGAATCGGGTGAGGAAGATCCACTCCTCAAAGAGGCGGTCGAGAAAGAAATCGAGGCTACAATCGCAGCAATCGACTCTCTTGATTCAGATTGA
- a CDS encoding GNAT family N-acetyltransferase: MPSQEESESNVSHYLIMKADAEEALRLARDWWEDKSIPSYIEVRQLKETETEEFVALYNRCFLASPDPFCPLTPAEAEKLDTEGIFVAELWGELSGFIACFVEEDDRGVYGEITGIGVLPERRRRGVATAMIQRASEYFIEAGIEEIYCEIFEENHPSKMLVMAYGFEEVRRRPVKVDKSGEPAEEEQVPGGKLMRRLGLRPQTGGDSCSTT; encoded by the coding sequence ATGCCATCGCAGGAAGAGTCCGAATCAAATGTCAGCCACTATCTGATTATGAAGGCTGACGCAGAGGAGGCTCTGAGACTCGCTCGTGATTGGTGGGAAGACAAGAGTATTCCGAGCTATATCGAAGTACGACAATTAAAAGAAACTGAAACCGAGGAATTTGTTGCCCTCTACAATCGTTGTTTTCTAGCCTCTCCTGACCCCTTCTGTCCCTTAACACCAGCTGAAGCAGAGAAGCTCGACACAGAGGGTATCTTCGTGGCTGAACTGTGGGGTGAGCTATCAGGATTCATTGCCTGTTTTGTGGAAGAAGATGACCGTGGGGTCTATGGTGAAATCACCGGGATAGGCGTGTTACCTGAACGTCGCCGTCGGGGTGTTGCAACAGCGATGATTCAACGGGCCTCTGAATATTTCATTGAAGCAGGAATTGAGGAAATATACTGTGAAATTTTCGAGGAGAACCATCCATCAAAGATGCTGGTGATGGCATACGGCTTTGAAGAAGTCAGAAGGAGACCAGTCAAAGTGGATAAATCTGGTGAGCCGGCAGAGGAAGAACAAGTCCCTGGTGGCAAGCTCATGCGCCGACTTGGGTTGCGGCCGCAAACTGGTGGAGATTCCTGTAGTACCACCTAG